The DNA sequence TGCTCAATGAGTTCACTGCGGCTGATATTTTGTTTTTCTGCCAGCGCATTGAGAATATCTACCGCCTCGCTGTTGATTTTTAATTCAACGCGCCGTAACCCACGCACCCGGTCACGCCGCAATTGGTTGCGTTTATTAATTCTCAGCTGTTCGTCGCGAGAGAGCGGACTTGTTTTGGGCCGCCCTGGTCGGCGCTCATTCGCGAACAGATCAAGCGTAGTGCGATCCGTTTGTTCTTTTGCCATAGGTAGTGGTCGTGCAAGAAATCCGGCCAAAACGCCAAACACGACTGCGGTTTTTGCCTCTGTTCAGGTCATCGACAGCAGTTGATGTGTGTTGGTGTTTTGATGAAATGTGGTTAATGATGCAAGCGGCCAGCCAGCCGTTCCTTACTGCGCGCGCCATCATACCTCAGCCGTTGTAGCGGCGACAACGGTTTACTGGCGTTCATCCCGTATTTAAGCGAGGGAGGAACACCAGTGTCATCCTTGAAAGACGAGTGGCCGCAGCGAGTGGCAAACGCGGCTTAGTGCGTGTCAAGAAAGCGGTGAATCGCGCGCAGAACGGCGTCGGGTTTTTCTGCGTGTACCCAGTGGCCAGCGCCGCTAACCACATGTGCTTTGGCATTGGGGAATTGACGCAATAGCGCCTGGCGATGTTCATCGTCAAGGTAAGGTGAGAGGCTGCCGCGAATAAAGAGAATAGGGCCGGGCCAGGGCGTAATCTCTTCCCAGCCAACAATATGCATGTATTGATCCCACAATACGGGGACGTTAAAACGCCACTCGCCTTGTTGAAAAGATTTCAGCAGAAACTGTATTACGCCCTCGTCGTCCGCCAGATGGCGGCGCATGGCATCAGCGGCTTCGGCGCGTTGTGTTATACCGGCATCGCTGACGGCGCGGAGGGCGGCAAAGACGTTATCGTGGCGGCGAACCTGATAGTCAACTGGCGCGATATCAATGGCCACAATACATGCAATGCGCTCGCCGAGCGATGCGCTAAGGGCCATAGACACTTTCCCGCCCATCGAATGACCGACAAGAATGACGCGTTGTAACCCTAATTCTTCGATAAGCTCTTGTACATCCTGCGCCATAACGGCGTAATTCATCTCTGGCGAACGGGGCGAGAGGCCGTGATTTCGTAAGTCTATCTGCAAGATATCATGATGTTTTTGCAGATTGCGCGCCAGTACGCCAAGATTATCCAGATTACCAAACAGGCCGTGAATGAGGACAATTGGTAATTGATGCTGCGGCTGTTGTGCATTTTGCCAGCGATAATTCAATTTCATGGTGAAGTTCATTCAGACAGACAGTAGCTTAGGGTATCATGACTTTAACATGCGCCTATGCTGAGGGATAAATCCTGTCAGGATTTCTGTTGTCAGGAGAAGTGATGTTGTCGTGCGCCGCTTGTGGCGAACGAGGCGTAATGCGGTTATCGAGAAATGATGTGCTGTCGGGGGTGGCGCCGATTAGCCGTAAGCCTCTGGCGCTGACACGGCGGCGGCGGTTCGGATAATCCCGAATGTAGGTTGCCATCGCCTGCGGTTGTGGGTGGGTTGGGCAGAGTCTGTATAATTTCTGACGATTGATTAAAGACATAAAACTGTACTGGATAAAGATGAAAACTATTGAGGTAGACGACGAGCTTTACCGTTATATCGCCAGCCACACTCAACATATTGGCGAAAGTGCATCGGATATTTTACGGCGTATGCTGAAATTTGGCAGTGTGCCCCCCGTCGCTGAGGCCGCTGTGCCTGCATCGCAAAGTGCCGAACCCGTCACCGTACAGCCCGCCCGCGATCGGGTGAGAACCATGCGTGAGTTACTGCTATCGGATGAGTACGCCGAGCAGAGCCGGGCGGTCAATCGTTTTATGATGGTATTGTCTGAACTTTATCGTCTGTCACCCGAGACATTCGCTGCTGCCACCGAGTCGCTGCATGGCCGTACACGGGTTTATTTCGCGACCGATGAGCAAACATTACTGCTGCACGGTGCTCAAACCAAACCCCGCCCGATAGAGGGCACACCCTATTGGGTTATCACCAATACCAATACTGGTCGTAAACGCAGCATGGTTGAGTACATCATGCTGGCAATGCAGTTCCCGCCGGAACTGACTGAGAAAGTTTGCGGCACTATTTAAATCACTGCTTACATCATTGTGTCAGGAAGAAACGCCTATGGCCAACCACCCGAGAGCCGGACAACCAACCCGGCAAAGCGACCTGATTAATGTCGCACAGTTGACATCGCAATATTATGTGCTGCGCCCGGATGTTACCAACCCGGCTCACAGCGTGAAGTTCGGCACATCCGGTCATCGCGGCAGCGCTGCCCGCCACAGTTTTAACGAGGCGCACATTTTGGCTATTGCTCAGGCGATTGCCGAAGAACGCAGCCGCCAGGGGATTACCGGCCCGTGCTATGTCGGTAAAGACACCCATGCGCTGTCTGAACCGGCGTTTATCTCTGTGCTGGAAGTGCTGACAGCGAACGGTGTGGACGTCATTATTCAGCAAGACAACGGATTTACCCCGACGCCAGCCGTCTCTAATGCGATTTTGGTACACAACCGTCAGGGCGGCGCGCTGGCCGATGGCATTGTGATTACGCCCTCGCATAATCCGCCGGAAGATGGCGGCATCAAATATAACCCGCCTAACGGTGGCCCGGCCGATACCAACCTCACCAGTGTGATTGAAAAACGCGCTAATGCGCTGCTGGCCGATAACCTGCGTGACGTGAAACGTCAGTCGCTGGATAACGCGCGCCAAAGCGGGCATTTGCATGAGCGTGATCTGGTTGAGCCGTATGTGGCGGCGCTGGGTGATGTGGTGGATATGGCGGCGATCCAGCGTGCGGGTCTGAAGCTTGGCGTTGACCCGCTTGGCGGTTCGGGCATTGCTTACTGGCAGCGTATTGCCGAGTATTACAAGCTGGATCTGACCTTGGTCAATGATGCTGTTGACCAAACATTCCGCTTTATGACGCTGGATCACGATGGCGTTATCCGTATGGATTGTTCATCGGTTTCCGCCATGGCCGGGTTACTGGCGCTGCGTGATAAGTTCGATTTGGCGTTTGCCAATGACCCGGATTATGACCGCCACGGGATTGTAACCCCGGCAGGGCTGATGAACCCCAACCACTATCTGGCGGTGGCGATTAACTACCTGTTCCGTCATCGTCTGCAGTGGAGCGAGTCGGTTGCGGTGGGTAAAACGCTGGTGTCCAGTGCGATGATTGACCGCGTGGTCGCCGATCTTGGCCGCAAACTGGTAGAAGTGCCGGTTGGCTTTAAGTGGTTTGTCGATGGGCTGTTTGATGGCACGCTGGGCTTTGGCGGCGAAGAGAGCGCCGGGGCTTCATTCCTGCGTTTTGACGGCACGCCGTGGTCAACCGATAAAGACGGTATCATCCTGTGTCTGCTGGCGGCGGAAATCACCGCTGTGACCGGTAAAAACCCGCAGCAGCACTATGATGCACTGGCCGAACGCTTTGGCGCGCCAAGCTATAACCGTATACAGGCGTCAGCCAGCCATGCGCAAAAAGCGGCGCTGTCGAAACTCTCGCCTGAGCAGGTGTCCGCCAGTATGCTGGCAGGCGACCCGATAACCGCTCGTCTGACCGCCGCTCCCGGTAACGGCGCATCGATTGGCGGCCTGAAAGTGATGACCGATAACGGCTGGTTTGCCGCGCGTCCTTCCGGCACCGAGGAAGCCTACAAGATTTATTGCGAAAGTTTCCTGGGCGCGGAACACCGTGAGAAAATCGAACAGGAAGCGGTGGAAATTGTCAGCGCGGTATTAAGCAGCGCACAGTAACCTCCCGGGGTTTCCCCGTTAAGCATCAGGCGCTGTAGCAACAGCGCCTTTTTTATCGCCAACAGGCGCTACCCTAACGCCACCAACAGCGCACCGGCCGAGATAAGTGCCACGCCGATGCCCGCCAGCCACGATATCTTTTCCCCCAGCAACAGCACCGCCAGAATGACAGCGAATACCACACTCAGTTTGTCGATAGGCGCGACTTGCGCCACGCTGCCGCTTTTTAACGCCATAAAGTAAAACAACCACGATAGCGCGCCAGCAACACCGCTGAGAAGAATAAACAGCATCGCCTTATGGTTGGCGAGCACCGTGCCAAACAGCGATGACTTGCCTTGTACGACCACAACGCCAACCAGAAACAGCGCCATAATCACCGCGCGGATAGCGGTGGCGGTGTTGGCATCAAGTTGTTGCAAACCCAGTTTGCCGAACAGTGCCACTAATGCGGCACATAACGCGGACAGTAAGGCGTAAAGCAACCAGCTACTCATGGGAATTTTTCTCACCGATCAAAATGATGATGCTACGCCAGCCCCCCGCCGGGTGCCAGCTATCGTTTAGGGCATAAACCGGTAGCCAATAGCGGTTTCCGTGAGAAAGTGGCGTGGGCGTGCGGGGTCATCTTCGAGTTTCTGGCGCAGGTGGCCCATGTAAATGCGCAGGTAATGGCTATGCTCGACGGCGTTTGGCCCCCAGACCTGATTGAGTAACTGGCGCTGGGTGAGTACCTTGCCGGGGTTGGCCAGCAACGTGGTGAGCAGCCGGAATTCTATTGGCGTTAGGTGCAATGCTTGCTGATTGCGCGTTACCTGGCGGTTTATCAAATCAACCGTAACAGCGGAGAAGCTTACTAACGGGGTTTCTTGCGTCGGTGTGCTAAAGCGGCGCAGCGCCACCCGTACCCGAGCCAGTAACTCGCCAATACCAAATGGCTTGGTGAGGTAGTCATCGGCTCCGGCATCCAGCGCGTCTATCTTGTCTTGTTCATCTGCGCGGGCGGAGAGCACAAGCACCGGGATTGCGCTCCACTGGCGCAGATCGCGAATATAGTCGAGCCCATCGCCATCAGGCAGGCCGAGATCGAGAATGATCAGGTCAGGTTTGCGGGTCGCGGCTTCGATCAGGCCACGCTGTAGCGTCTCGGCATCGAAGACGCGAAAGCCTTCGGCCTCCAGCGCTTGACGCACAAAACGCCGGATCTCTTTTTCATCTTCGACAATCAAAATAGTGGGCTGCAACCGCGTTATCACTCCATCTCTTCAGGGGCGAGCACCGGCGCTGGCAGCAGCGGCAGTGTAAAGTGAAACACTGCGCCGCCTTCATCCGCGTTGCTTGCCCAAATACGGCCACCGTGAATTTCCACGATAGCCCGACAAATTGCCAACCCCAGACCCACGCCGGGAATGGAAGATTCTTTATGCCCACGGGCAAATTTATCAAAAATGACCTTTTCCTGACCCGCCGGGATGCCGGGGCCGTTATCCCGCACCTGCACTTCCAGCATGTCGCTGCCGCTGACTGACAGGACGGGGGCGGCGTAAAGGGTTAGCGTGGCGTGGTCGCCTGCGTATTTAACGGCGTTCTCCAGCAGGTTAATCAGCACCCGTTCAATCAGGCTGGCATCGCACTGCACCAGCACCATCTCTGTCGGCAGTTGTAGGTCAATAGTATGGTTGACCAGCGAATTTTCCAACTGCCGCAGCGCGCTACCGGTTAATTCTTCCAGTGTTTGCCACTCCTTACGCAGGTTAAAACCGTCAGATTGAATGCGCGCCATATCCAGCAAATTGTTCACCAGCCGCGTGGTGCTGAGAATATGCTGGCGAATCTGGCTGGCCTGCGGCGCATAAGGCGACCCTTCAGCCGCCAGATTAAGGGTGAGAATTTCTGCCTGGCCGAACAGCACGGTCAGCGGGGTACGCAGATCGTGTGACAATGCCGCCAGCAGCGAATTGCGCAGTTGCTCACGCTCGGCATCCAGCCTGGCATTTTCGGTACTCTGCACCAGATGTAAGCGCTCTAGCGCATTGGCTATCAGTACGGTAAAGGTTTCCAGCAGGCGTTGCTGCTCGGGGATCATCAACTGGCGCGCATTATTGGGCTCTATGGCGATGACCCCGAAGGTTTGTTGCGGTGTCGCCAGCGGCAAAATCTGATACGGCACACCCGGCAGCGTAGTGGTGCCAGCGCCAGCGGGCGCGGCATGGTCATAGCTCCAGCGGGCGATGGCGTTATCAACCGTCAGGCTGTCCGGTTGTTCTTGCGTCGTGTGCTGGAGGGTTGCCGTTGGGCTGCCAACCGGGTCAGCCAGCAACATAGCGATTTTGGCCTGAAACGTGGTGTGCAAAAAATGGTGGCTGGCGTTAGCGATATCCTGCACCGTCAGGCTGCGGTTCAGCGCCCGCGACATCTCATAGAGATGACGCACCCGTTGTTCGCGGTAACGGGCGACACGCGCCTGATAGCGCACACCGGCCGTCAGGTTGCCGACCAGTATGCCGATGATTAGCATGACGGCAAACGTCACCAGATATTGCGCATCAGCGACGGCGAAGGTGCCTTTGGGCACCACAAAAAACAAGTCGAAACTGGCGACGTTGATGACGGCAGAGAGCACCGATGGCCAGCGGCCATAAAACAGCGCGATGATCACCACGGCCAGCAGATAGAGCATGACCAGATTGACCGGCTCTAGCATCGAAAAGGGCGACCAGAGCGCCAGCAGCGTCACCAGCGCGCATAAAACGATGGCAACGCCACAGCCGTAGAACTGGCGTCGCCATTTGTCTATCAGGCTGCGGCTATCGCTCAGGTTACGCGTTTCGGCGGTTTTGGCGGCGAGCGGCAGGTTATCGTCTTGTACCGAGACGATAACCAAATCGAGATCCGGGCCGAGTTTACCGAGTTTTTCCGAAAAACGAGTGCGATACCAGCCGCCAAAGCGTTGCTCGGCATGGCGACCAATGACGATTTTGCCCAGATTATGCTCGCGGGCGTAGCGCAACACGGCCCGCTCGACTGACGGGTCTGACAAGGTGGCGGTTTCCGCACCCAAATCCTGCGCCAGCTTCAGGGCGCGCAAAATGGCGCGCCGCTCTGCTTCTGGTAAACGGTGCAGGCGCGGCGTTTCCACATAGACCGCATGCCAGACGCTGCCAAGGCGCGCGGCCAGTCGTGCCGCCGTTCGCACCAGTTTTTCATTGCCTCGCCCCCGGCCAATACAGAGCAAAATCGCATCGCGCGTATGCCAGACCCGCTCACGGCCCTGACCGGCGCGCATCGCGCGCATTTGGTCATCAACGCGGTCAGCCATGCGCCGCAGCGCCAGTTCACGCAGCGCCAGTAAATTGCCTTTGCGGAAAAAATTCTCAATGGCCCGCTCGGCTTGCACCGGCAGGTAGACTTTACCTTCGTGAAGCCGCTGGCGCAGGTCGTCTGGCGGCAAATCCACCAGCACCACTTCGCTGGCATCATCAAAAATCGGATCGGGCACGGTTTCCCGTACCCGAATACCGGTGATGCCACCGACGATATCATTCAGGCTTTCCAGATGCTGGACGTTGACGGTGGTAAAGACATCAATGCCCGCATCCAGCAGTTCCTGCACGTCTTGCCAGCGTTTGGGATGGCGGGAGCCGCGAACATTACTGTGCGCCAGCTCATCGATCAAAATCAGCGCCGGGCAGCGCGCCAGCGCAGCATCCAAATCAAACTCATGATGATGGCGACCGTAATGACTGATTTTTTTCAGCGCCAGACAGGGCAGGCCATCAAGCCGGGCCGCAGTTTCGCTGCGTCCGTGCGTTTCTACCACGCCGACCAGCACATCCAGCCCTTGCGCCTTGAGGCGCTGCGCTTCTTGTAGCATCGCGTAGGTTTTGCCTACGCCAGCACAGGCGCCAAAGAAAATTTTCAGTTTGCCGCGCGGCTGTTGCTCAATTTGATTGAGCAGGTCATCGGGGTTAGGGCGCTGGTGTTCCGGGTCAGTCATTACGGTTCCTTATTCATTACGTCATGCGCCGGATGCCCGGCGCAATGACTCAGTGCGGTGTGGCCAGTGCATCCAGCGCCAGGTTTAATTCTACGACATTCACCACCGGCGTCCCGATAAATCCGGGCCATGGCGTGTCGGTATGGCTTGCGATGAGCGCCGCTACCTGTTGCGCCGATAACCCGCGCACCTGAGCGATACGGGACGCCTGATAGCGCGCAGCGGCAACGGAAATGTGCGGGTCAAGCCCGCTGGCTGACGCTGTGACCAG is a window from the Dickeya lacustris genome containing:
- the ybfF gene encoding esterase, with product MKLNYRWQNAQQPQHQLPIVLIHGLFGNLDNLGVLARNLQKHHDILQIDLRNHGLSPRSPEMNYAVMAQDVQELIEELGLQRVILVGHSMGGKVSMALSASLGERIACIVAIDIAPVDYQVRRHDNVFAALRAVSDAGITQRAEAADAMRRHLADDEGVIQFLLKSFQQGEWRFNVPVLWDQYMHIVGWEEITPWPGPILFIRGSLSPYLDDEHRQALLRQFPNAKAHVVSGAGHWVHAEKPDAVLRAIHRFLDTH
- the seqA gene encoding replication initiation negative regulator SeqA; amino-acid sequence: MKTIEVDDELYRYIASHTQHIGESASDILRRMLKFGSVPPVAEAAVPASQSAEPVTVQPARDRVRTMRELLLSDEYAEQSRAVNRFMMVLSELYRLSPETFAAATESLHGRTRVYFATDEQTLLLHGAQTKPRPIEGTPYWVITNTNTGRKRSMVEYIMLAMQFPPELTEKVCGTI
- a CDS encoding EamA family transporter, with protein sequence MSSWLLYALLSALCAALVALFGKLGLQQLDANTATAIRAVIMALFLVGVVVVQGKSSLFGTVLANHKAMLFILLSGVAGALSWLFYFMALKSGSVAQVAPIDKLSVVFAVILAVLLLGEKISWLAGIGVALISAGALLVALG
- the ybfE gene encoding LexA regulated protein, translating into MAKEQTDRTTLDLFANERRPGRPKTSPLSRDEQLRINKRNQLRRDRVRGLRRVELKINSEAVDILNALAEKQNISRSELIEQMLLAQLADKQD
- the pgm gene encoding phosphoglucomutase (alpha-D-glucose-1,6-bisphosphate-dependent), with product MANHPRAGQPTRQSDLINVAQLTSQYYVLRPDVTNPAHSVKFGTSGHRGSAARHSFNEAHILAIAQAIAEERSRQGITGPCYVGKDTHALSEPAFISVLEVLTANGVDVIIQQDNGFTPTPAVSNAILVHNRQGGALADGIVITPSHNPPEDGGIKYNPPNGGPADTNLTSVIEKRANALLADNLRDVKRQSLDNARQSGHLHERDLVEPYVAALGDVVDMAAIQRAGLKLGVDPLGGSGIAYWQRIAEYYKLDLTLVNDAVDQTFRFMTLDHDGVIRMDCSSVSAMAGLLALRDKFDLAFANDPDYDRHGIVTPAGLMNPNHYLAVAINYLFRHRLQWSESVAVGKTLVSSAMIDRVVADLGRKLVEVPVGFKWFVDGLFDGTLGFGGEESAGASFLRFDGTPWSTDKDGIILCLLAAEITAVTGKNPQQHYDALAERFGAPSYNRIQASASHAQKAALSKLSPEQVSASMLAGDPITARLTAAPGNGASIGGLKVMTDNGWFAARPSGTEEAYKIYCESFLGAEHREKIEQEAVEIVSAVLSSAQ
- the kdpD gene encoding two-component system sensor histidine kinase KdpD, with the protein product MTDPEHQRPNPDDLLNQIEQQPRGKLKIFFGACAGVGKTYAMLQEAQRLKAQGLDVLVGVVETHGRSETAARLDGLPCLALKKISHYGRHHHEFDLDAALARCPALILIDELAHSNVRGSRHPKRWQDVQELLDAGIDVFTTVNVQHLESLNDIVGGITGIRVRETVPDPIFDDASEVVLVDLPPDDLRQRLHEGKVYLPVQAERAIENFFRKGNLLALRELALRRMADRVDDQMRAMRAGQGRERVWHTRDAILLCIGRGRGNEKLVRTAARLAARLGSVWHAVYVETPRLHRLPEAERRAILRALKLAQDLGAETATLSDPSVERAVLRYAREHNLGKIVIGRHAEQRFGGWYRTRFSEKLGKLGPDLDLVIVSVQDDNLPLAAKTAETRNLSDSRSLIDKWRRQFYGCGVAIVLCALVTLLALWSPFSMLEPVNLVMLYLLAVVIIALFYGRWPSVLSAVINVASFDLFFVVPKGTFAVADAQYLVTFAVMLIIGILVGNLTAGVRYQARVARYREQRVRHLYEMSRALNRSLTVQDIANASHHFLHTTFQAKIAMLLADPVGSPTATLQHTTQEQPDSLTVDNAIARWSYDHAAPAGAGTTTLPGVPYQILPLATPQQTFGVIAIEPNNARQLMIPEQQRLLETFTVLIANALERLHLVQSTENARLDAEREQLRNSLLAALSHDLRTPLTVLFGQAEILTLNLAAEGSPYAPQASQIRQHILSTTRLVNNLLDMARIQSDGFNLRKEWQTLEELTGSALRQLENSLVNHTIDLQLPTEMVLVQCDASLIERVLINLLENAVKYAGDHATLTLYAAPVLSVSGSDMLEVQVRDNGPGIPAGQEKVIFDKFARGHKESSIPGVGLGLAICRAIVEIHGGRIWASNADEGGAVFHFTLPLLPAPVLAPEEME
- the kdpE gene encoding two-component system response regulator KdpE yields the protein MQPTILIVEDEKEIRRFVRQALEAEGFRVFDAETLQRGLIEAATRKPDLIILDLGLPDGDGLDYIRDLRQWSAIPVLVLSARADEQDKIDALDAGADDYLTKPFGIGELLARVRVALRRFSTPTQETPLVSFSAVTVDLINRQVTRNQQALHLTPIEFRLLTTLLANPGKVLTQRQLLNQVWGPNAVEHSHYLRIYMGHLRQKLEDDPARPRHFLTETAIGYRFMP